From the Primulina tabacum isolate GXHZ01 chromosome 15, ASM2559414v2, whole genome shotgun sequence genome, one window contains:
- the LOC142526850 gene encoding peroxidase N1-like — MRIQLNQTLAAAFFVLFATSAFGQGTRVGFYLSSCPRVESIVQSTVRSHFNANPTIAPGLLRMHFHDCFVQGCDASILIAGDDTERTAPPNSLLRGYEVIDDAKTQLEAACPGVVSCADILALAARDSVVLAGGVGWPVPTGRRDGRVSLASDTSNLPGFTDSVDVQVQKFQAKGLNTQDLVTLVGGHTIGTSACQFFSYRLYNYNSTGGPDPSIDPAFLPTLQSLCPQNGDGSTRVGLDNSSQNRFDNSFFANLRSGRGILESDQKLWTDGSTQSFVQRYLGIRGLLGLTFSLEFGRSMVKMSNIEVKTGSTDGEIRRVCSAVN, encoded by the exons atGAGAATTCAACTAAATCAAACACTTGCTGCTGCATTCTTTGTTCTGTTCGCGACCTCCGCGTTCGGTCAGGGGACGCGTGTAGGGTTCTATTTAAGCTCATGCCCTCGGGTGGAATCTATAGTTCAGTCGACCGTAAGGTCGCACTTTAATGCTAACCCTACTATTGCGCCGGGGTTGCTTAGAATGCACTTTCATGACTGTTTTGTCCAAGGTTGCGATGCTTCTATACTTATTGCTGGAGATGACACTGAGAGAACTGCCCCGCCTAACAGTTTGTTGAGAGGATATGAAGTGATAGACGATGCAAAGACGCAGCTGGAGGCGGCGTGCCCTGGCGTTGTTTCATGCGCTGATATTCTTGCTCTTGCTGCACGGGACTCAGTTGTGCTG GCTGGTGGGGTGGGGTGGCCTGTGCCAACAGGACGGAGAGACGGGCGGGTTTCATTGGCGAGTGATACTTCTAATCTCCCTGGTTTTACTGACTCCGTTGATGTGCAAGTGCAGAAGTTTCAAGCAAAAGGGCTCAATACTCAGGATCTTGTCACCCTTGTTG GAGGCCACACCATCGGCACCTCCGCTTGCCAGTTTTTCAGCTACAGGCTGTACAACTACAATTCCACCGGTGGTCCCGATCCATCGATCGACCCCGCATTTCTCCCGACTCTTCAGTCTCTTTGCCCTCAAAACGGGGACGGCTCAACCCGTGTCGGACTCGACAACAGCAGCCAAAACCGGTTCGACAACTCGTTTTTCGCCAATCTCAGGAGCGGCCGAGGAATTCTTGAATCGGATCAAAAGTTATGGACCGATGGATCGACTCAGAGTTTCGTGCAACGTTATTTGGGAATAAGGGGTTTGCTTGGATTGACATTCAGTTTGGAATTTGGGAGATCCATGGTGAAGATGAGTAATATCGAAGTCAAGACCGGGAGTACTGACGGCGAAATTCGTAGAGTTTGCTCAGCAGTCAATTGA
- the LOC142527388 gene encoding early nodulin-93-like: protein MARNMAESARETTTLASLDKKLAIAKRCAREGAIAGAKAAVYASIATAIPTLASVKMLPRARPYLNPTAQALIISTVGGMAYFIVADKTVLKKARRNSFNGASSPSLCDY, encoded by the exons ATGGCAAGAAATATGGCCGAATCTGCTCGTGAAACAACCACATTGGCTTCTCTCGACAAAAAATTAGCCATCGCCAAACGTTGCGCTCGGG AAGGTGCGATTGCTGGAGCAAAAGCAGCTGTGTATGCCTCCATTGCCACTGCAATTCCAACT TTGGCAAGTGTGAAGATGCTTCCTAGGGCGAGACCTTACCTCAATCCCACTGCTCAAGCTCTCATTATCTCCACCG TGGGTGGAATGGCATACTTCATAGTGGCAGACAAGACTGTTCTGAAAAAAGCACGTCGGAACTCCTTCAACGGCGCCTCCTCGCCATCGCTATGCGATTACTAA